The Pseudomonas bijieensis DNA window GACTGCCCATTGGTAAACATCGACACCTTGCACTTCCCCACCGAACCGGTCCTGGACGGCATTATCGAAAAACGCCTGTTGGAACTGACCCGCACCACCCCGGGCGCCCCCGTGGCACCGACGCTGGCCGCCTATCGCGAGCAGTTTTTGCGCAGCGCCGCACCGCGTAACAGCAGCTATTTGCAAGCCAAGGTACGTGAGCAACATGACGGCCTGGTGATCATCGAACTGTCCAGCTACCTGGACACCGGCGGCGCCCACGGCACGCCGGGGCGCGGCTTCATCAACTATTCGCGCCAGCAACACAAGGTGCTGACACTGTCGGACATGCTGCTGCCGGGCCAGGAAGAAGCCTTCTGGAAAGCCGCGCAGGTCGCTCACAACAGTTGGCTGATCAGCACCAAGCTGGATCAGGAACCCGATTTCCTGAAACAGTGGTCCTTCCAGAAAACCCCACACGTGGCGCTGACCTACGGCGGTGTGATCCTCAAGTACGAAGTGAGCACCATTGCGCCCTACGCCCTGGGCCACATCGAATTGAAGATCGCTTACCCGCGCCTCAATGGCATTCTCAAGCCCGAGCTGTTTCCTGGCCGTAGCTAAAGGCCCGGCCCAGCAACAGCTGCAGCAACCCTGCCAGGATCAGCGACGGCAGGGTTGCGCCGATGTCCGGATAGAAGTTCGCCAGTAGGTGATAAGTGCTCACCCCGCCCAGCCAGGCCAACAGTGCCGGCCAGCGCAACGCGG harbors:
- a CDS encoding DUF3298 domain-containing protein gives rise to the protein MSLFKTASVAAIALTLGACQSLFQPNYRAPLETTRDASEQLQQGCASADCPLVNIDTLHFPTEPVLDGIIEKRLLELTRTTPGAPVAPTLAAYREQFLRSAAPRNSSYLQAKVREQHDGLVIIELSSYLDTGGAHGTPGRGFINYSRQQHKVLTLSDMLLPGQEEAFWKAAQVAHNSWLISTKLDQEPDFLKQWSFQKTPHVALTYGGVILKYEVSTIAPYALGHIELKIAYPRLNGILKPELFPGRS